The sequence CGACTCCGACTGGCGCAATCCAGATGATTTCCTCGAACCGCTAACCGGCGGGCCATTCGACAAACTACGCGTTGGCCAGTACAGAGTAGCCTGCGTCCCCAATCACGGAACCGCTACACTCGAAGTTCATCGGATCGAACATCGAAGTGGTGCGTATACTGCTGACGACGATTGACGTGCCGTTCGAAACGAGCGGCGGATTCTGAACAGACCCTCAAGATCCCCATCTGCTCTGGCTGCGGCACCTCCCATCACTCGCGTCGCCACCCCCTGTGGCTGTCCCGTCTCCCCGGACGTCCTCGAGCAGGACGAGTAGACCGGATGCTCGGGCTGGCTCGAGGACCGAGCGCCGCTCGAGTATCCACGTGTGAAGTCGAGGCCCGCTCGAGCCGACTCTTTAAATATCGTGCCGACCAAGTACTGACACAACATGGCGACTGTCGTCCGGACGGATGACGTTCTCGGTGGCGAGCCACGGCTCGAGGGAACACGGGTCGGCGTCCTCGACGTATACGAACTCGTCGTCGGCGGTGGCTATCCACCCGCAGACGTTGCAGACCAGCTCGATCGGTCACTCGGTGAGGTGTATACGGCACTCGCCTACTATCACGAGCACCCGGAAGAAATGCGTGAGTGCCGTCGGGAACGTGAGGAAGCAGTGGCCGAACTCGCTGACAGGGCACTCCAGCCACCAGAACCCGCACAGTGACCTGTTCGTTTTGCACCGACGAACACGTTCCCAGTGTCTTCGTCACGACCCTTCGATCTGGTGGATACGAGGTCGTG is a genomic window of Natrarchaeobaculum aegyptiacum containing:
- a CDS encoding type II toxin-antitoxin system RelE family toxin — translated: MTSDEDWTWKFTPRAADQFASLDPHIQDRIVSKLDDVVDSDWRNPDDFLEPLTGGPFDKLRVGQYRVACVPNHGTATLEVHRIEHRSGAYTADDD
- a CDS encoding DUF433 domain-containing protein, with the protein product MATVVRTDDVLGGEPRLEGTRVGVLDVYELVVGGGYPPADVADQLDRSLGEVYTALAYYHEHPEEMRECRREREEAVAELADRALQPPEPAQ